Proteins encoded together in one Penicillium digitatum chromosome 1, complete sequence window:
- a CDS encoding Pathogenesis associated protein Cap20, putative, producing the protein MGEPVVNGEKHYSQFLDHLTSYPIISDSISYYKGNPYGAKSLEYADQGYTRLAKPVLPYFSTPYSYVAPYLARADSLGDKGLTQIDTRFPIIKEDTQKLRGSIYNSASLPVRVAGNVKHHVSDIYGSEYKKCGGDGVFASGKAFVTTSLVLSQESLAWVSTFLQSKKEEAKEVANEKNRR; encoded by the exons ATGGGGGAACCGGTCGTCAACGGCGAGAAACACTACTCTCAGTTCCTTGAC CATCTCACTTCCTATCCCATCATCTCGGACTCCATCTCCTACTACAAGGGCAACCCCTACGGAGCCAAGTCCCTCGAATACGCCGACCAGGGCTACACTCGTCTCGCCAAACCCGTTCTGCCCTACTTTTCCACTCCCTACAGCTATGTCGCTCCCTACCTAGCCCGCGCCGACTCCCTCGGGGATAAGGGTCTAACTCAGATCGACACCCGCTTCCCGATCATCAAGGAGGACACCCAGAAGCTGCGCGGCTCCATCTACAACAGTGCTTCGCTGCCTGTTCGCGTCGCCGGCAATGTCAAGCACCATGTCTCCGATATCTACGGCTCCGAGTACAAAAAGTGTGGTGGAGATGGTGTCTTTGCTTCCGGAAAGGCTTTTGTCACTACCAGTTTGGTTCTGTCACAGGAATCACTAGCTTGGGTTAGCACTTTCCTCCAGAGCAAGAAGGAGGAAGCAAAGGAGGTTGCCAATGAGAAGAACCGCCGCTGA
- a CDS encoding TRAM/LAG1/CLN8 homology domain → MLDPCPPPPEWLRSFTEPYAIQLNSPTLAEHIHEVIAAFAFYLFVHAVLSPRLSPILFPQSYNKLTPRTKLNWDIHVVSLVQSVLINAAALWVMYSDEERSSMTSGERVFGYTGACGFIQALAVGYFLYDLIVSIVHVRMFGIGMLFHAISALWVFSLGFKPFLNFFAPTFILYELSSPFLNIHWFLDKVNMTGSRVQWYNGMALLSSFFACRLVWGTWQSVVVYGDMWNALQQTWSAAAAPLSEPRSVNANVFSPARDGSLCVNEACVRANAEITKFKEYTAGGVPTWLVLTYVGSNLILNFLNFFWFSKMVETVLKRFRAPAESVAAGEKKGKKEPVGAENAVQLNEDLVRDVVLEVASKLEQEETAIRQGDLSSLQEQVSSAVDSSFGEELRKRRSELAAKISLPGA, encoded by the exons ATGTTGGATCCCTGCCCACCGCCTCCGGAATGGCTGCGTAGCTTCACAGAGCCATACGCCATCCAACTCAACAGCCCGACGCTTGCCGAACATATTCACGAGGTCATCGCAGCGTTCGCCTTCTACCTGTTCGTCCATGCAGTTCTCTCGCCTCGGCTCTCGCCAATCCTCTTTCCTCAGTCCTACAACAAGCTCACTCCTCGGACCAAGCTAAACTGGGATATCCATGTTGTCTCTCTTGTTCAGAGCGTTTTAATCAACGCTGCTGCTCTGTGGGTCATGTACTCCGATGAGGAGCGCAGCTCAATGACATCCGGTGAGCGGGTCTTTGGGTATACAGGTGCCTGTGGTTTTATTCAAGCTCTGGCCGTGGGATACTTTTTATATGACCTGATTGTCAGCATTGTGCACGTGCGCATGTTTGGCATTGGCATGCTTTTCCATGCCATCAGCGCCTTGTGGGTATTTAGTCTAGGCTTT AAACCATTCCTAAACTTCTTCGCCCCGACCTTCATCCTCTATGAGCTTTCCAGCCCATTCCTCAATATTCACTGGTTCCTTGACAAAGTCAACATGACCGGCAGCCGCGTCCAATGGTATAACGGCATGGCCTTGCTCTCCAGCTTCTTCGCCTGTCGTCTCGTCTGGGGCACTTGGCAAAGCGTTGTGGTGTACGGGGATATGTGGAATGCCCTTCAGCAAACCTGGTCAGCAGCTGCAGCTCCACTTTCCGAACCCAGGAGCGTCAACGCGAATGTCTTCTCCCCAGCCCGGGACGGTAGCTTGTGTGTCAATGAAGCTTGCGTGCGCGCCAACGCCGAAATCACCAAGTTCAAGGAGTACACTGCGGGAGGCGTACCGACGTGGCTGGTTTTAACCTACGTCGGATCAAATTtgatcttgaacttcttgaaCTTTTTCTGGTTCTCCAAGATGGTCGAGACTGTTCTCAAGCGTTTCCGCGCTCCGGCTGAGTCTGTTGCTGCTGGGGagaagaaggggaagaaagagcCCGTTGGTGCAGAGAATGCTGTGCAACTCAATGAGGATCTTGTGCGTGATGTTGTCCTCGAGGTGGCTTCCAAGCTAGAGCAGGAGGAGACCGCTATCAGGCAGGGTGATCTTTCCTCGTTACAGGAACAAGTCTCCTCGGCTGTGGACTCAAGTTTCGGGGAGGAGTTACGGAAACGGAGATCAGAGCTTGCCGCGAAGATCTCTTTGCCCGGTGCTTAA
- a CDS encoding chromosome segregation ATPase family protein → MPSPDKEAPRDRELVRHSITFSEPKVPMWDSSDPERAPPPLPLNPRSMSPMSPATRSNVSPNIQAVAAKFTERPSEHAPSSYTTNSMPLKSSSPERSLVKGQHHKRMQSLQPEDTRQDARSDFLNYLENRSPERPLRATIIEAAKPRDPTKSISSPVLRQDADREMNYSVSSRYLSKPILGESTPPSATMLALQNMQLPLEPDPPSPSKPPKLAAAPFEQQHVPASKASMDSLSYQIHSLTDIASGLQREMMNLSRRSKDNATDLVSLKAATNARDEDIRKSLKDLSSHLTTKYLDPLASSPASKRSYSVPRMPSPNPFAFDRDSCISPDPISDGSAALALLEKVLREMATKEGEQRLLDLVEEIRSRPAPTGSDKDADNKVTVMLEEILNLVKEDPSSKALVRSYSMAANLDDIESRNTSPEPTQFGSTRSVDHENVRALDLSNCDKGDGSSPHAGEVLEILRSVKNSVVEGGGMTNGVKSLVRELRGEVLGMGRELGRRLDEIESSRASDEPEKEPKAVGTEEISAIVNRSLDDLKEQLAATINESRQQSSDLSEFRSTMNSAAIYSVVKKALDELELPQPQAKSQVAEMDREDILETVREAWETYKPEIEFNNFGLERDEILTCLEEGLKSYQPQHEQAVTYEQVLAAVEDGMQKFIPPQIEHPPSISRDEIILTIRECLEKQPDPASRPLDEEQVGHLRSMRDEILDAISKAMASHNEGSRSLDEEHVNHLYEIRDEILDAVTGTMAANNMHPKSLDEDHVKHLYSVRDEIIEAVTGAMASHSSSRPLDEDCVGQLNSIRDEILGALAGSMAQSTLSKESYDSGLGRDEIVSAVSDGLEAHFTTVKEMNEPRISRDDVMDAVKEAFDVQQSALALAQTNVSRDEILNAIAEGIRSSMNAQQSALSTKVQQNVSREEIFSAIVDAIQHSRSSLHNKGEPSISRDEILNAIADGIENSNKSSSRALIPSEQVGRDHQSTLSREEIFNAIFEAIEHSHASLGTNGRLSVSKEDILSAIAEGIEASTSSQQSALSTNIQEPSISREEILTAIAEGIQNGNSITREIELNQDDLMEAITSSLNEAIITTNANVGGDMAERLQNLIEGMKEELSQHSAAGGRDTEQVLDALKDGLEILRKEIETNVVAAADLSGKDEVIHTVKEGFRLLQADMERTITETSLLNAPRGIPDTPELLDAMEKEFEHLRGTITTLLLRNNATEGKDEILDAIREIADRHKNDTGDEVVNAIKQEFESLRERMEMSIVRAEPVVEKDEIILALRQHFDNLREETSAKDSKENDVLNTIKQEFENIRERMEMSVVRAEPGAEKDEIILALRQHFDNLREETSAKDSKENDVLNTIKQEFENIRERTEMSLVRAEPGTEKGEIISALREHFDILREETSRSDGSERTLSATSELLDAFTHGVDSIREDLKILLEKPTQFDSSKILDTMKDGLADLKREMDSLRGSSKELDDVSTAPGGVLMLANEPFNGPDIDGLKLLITKLHDKIEAIENAPRVVETAEDALKRSHLDEILLALHEVQLAMGEMSTQQSAGNDNSARKQDTEILEQLLLSTKTQIDELVFPSPDQVATPEHISALETIIREAKDSIAEFSRRFEAEAPTKSEIGTLEGLIKDVWAILDEMKGKTKDVEEEEDPERLLKSDLQMVEAMIFEVKTQVDELKLPDVDTLPTKTDIQELSTLVCDFREQMETNNELTAQGFDARKVEHGGLAEKIDDAKFVVGELGDELKSKLDGSTEGLTELKQLLEALTITAERFSTVNNIKELTDLINREFERSRGEEDAVKVEQEERDAVTLAKHDETRATIIIELGAKIDEKISEVLAKYEDASTSLHSKFSEIEERDLAHTESLASTRSLAEEIKLVIGAMGVSVNESCERLSVDTKALMEQVDHSRQQMENIHNDVKSHQEQSQAENERAAAATDRVESKLLEFHPRILESVQEILTIVSQHYDHSQKSAEDFKTELSALPSNLPAMLPALPPPEPDRMLAIEDTPLHSKIDDLLEHAKNNKVHEVLNTLLDHSKNDQLHKKLDRALDQQSGSNDQIYEKLSELLDLATNGSGPIHEKLDALLSRPLNPPESDHSVTQMTKLDEMHRDIMENSRRMNEMFAAQSVLVAEDTERKRREAEEAAVALERKVSQREQVEAELVGLHEEKDSMLNMIHRLRAEKEDLIKQNNKLSKDLSGLETALEIRHEEMRQMEDRADGLEKRILEGVLDHARTVLLGRSNSSHAMNLKRNRSTRSTRSSRTGARSPSVMSIASTAKEPKDSRSLLENGVGMALKRMPTSLQAGTVAVQPNIGKERRILSLSNVTGNRGVDRQVSAKSGITNLKRSHSVKSNSLRNTSWAGSISVADKENQPFDEEDELASDAEDASQQRKTSYAENHTPTDRKISYAESNIATETELNHAPSNAATDRRTSCAASHAGTERKTSYSGSIVDSVITDATDQRRVSGVSSTSSYRVAESSIAKRDHEDHHDEISIDGSESEDDAQTARENGENAGDEHQNEDHDMSRHIREANKAAEAEVRKLLAPSSDSGLGTDVAV, encoded by the exons ATGCCGTCCCCAGACAAGGAAGCCCCCCGTGACCGGGAATTGGTCCGGCATTCAATAACATTTTCCGAGCCCAAAGTTCCAAT GTGGGACAGTTCGGATCCCGAGCGTGCGCCTCCGCCGCTACCACTGAATCCTCGTTCGATGAGCCCAATGAGCCCTGCGACGAGGTCCAATGTCTCTCCCAATATTCAAGCAGTGGCCGCAAAGTTTACAGAGAGACCCAGCGAACATGCACCGAGCTCTTACACAACAAATTCCATGCCACTCAAATCTTCCTCTCCAGAAAGGTCCTTGGTCAAAGGCCAGCACCACAAGCGCATGCAGTCACTACAGCCTGAAGATACCCGACAAGATGCGCGCAGCGACTTCTTGAATTATCTTGAGAACAGATCCCCAGAGCGCCCCCTTCGTGCGACGATTATTGAGGCAGCCAAGCCGCGCGATCCTACCAAGTCCATCAGTTCGCCAGTGCTCCGTCAAGACGCGGACCGGGAGATGAATTACTCCGTGTCGAGTCGTTACTTATCCAAGCCAATATTGGGGGAGAGTACTCCGCCTTCAGCTACAATGTTAGCCCTGCAAAACATGCAACTACCTTTAGAACCTGACCCTCCATCACCGTCTAAACCGCCAAAATTGGCCGCTGCCCCGTTTGAGCAGCAACATGTTCCCGCGAGTAAAGCAAGCATGGATTCCCTCTCATACCAAATTCACAGCCTCACCGACATTGCAAGCGGTCTGCAGCGCGAGATGATGAATTTGAGCCGACGCAGCAAAGACAATGCCACCGACCTGGTTAGCCTCAAGGCGGCAACCAACGCCCGCGACGAAGACATTCGAAAGAGTCTTAAGGACCTGTCTTCTCATCTTACAACCAAGTATTTGGACCCTCTTGCTTCAAG TCCCGCTTCGAAGAGGAGCTACTCCGTGCCTCGCATGCCCAGCCCCAATCCATTCGCATTTGATCGTGACTCTTGCATCTCACCTGACCCGATTTCCGATGGCTCTGCAGCCCTCGCTTTGCTCGAAAAGGTATTGCGCGAGATGGCAACTAAGGAAGGTGAGCAGAGGCTCTTGGACCTCGTTGAAGAAATCAGATCTCGACCTGCACCTACCGGCTCAGACAAAGATGCGGATAACAAAGTCACTGTCATGCTCGAGGAGATTCTCAACCTCGTCAAAGAGGATCCTTCGAGTAAAGCCCTCGTCCGGTCTTACAGCATGGCTGCCAATCTTGACGATATCGAATCTCGGAATACCTCCCCCGAGCCAACACAATTTGGTTCAACGAGATCTGTGGATCATGAAAATGTACGTGCGCTAGACCTTTCCAATTGTGACAAAGGAGATGGTTCTTCACCCCATGCGGGTGAAGTTTTGGAAATTCTTAGGAGTGTGAAGAATAGCGTCGTCGAGGGAGGTGGGATGACCAACGGTGTGAAGTCCCTGGTACGCGAACTACGAGGTGAGGTCCTGGGCATGGGTCGAGAACTCGGCCGGCGATTAGATGAGATCGAGAGTTCCCGTGCCAGTGACGAGCCTGAGAAGGAACCCAAAGCTGTCGGCACAGAAGAAATATCTGCCATCGTCAACCGCAGCCTGGACGACCTCAAAGAGCAGCTGGCTGCTACTATCAACGAGAGCCGGCAGCAATCGTCCGACTTGTCCGAGTTTCGATCAACTATGAACAGTGCCGCAATCTATTCTGTTGTGAAAAAAGCTCTCGACGAACTTGAACTTCCCCAACCTCAAGCTAAGTCGCAAGTTGCTGAGATGGACAGAGAAGACATCCTCGAAACTGTGCGTGAAGCTTGGGAGACTTATAAGCCCGAAATCGAATTCAACAACTTTGGCTTGGAACGAGACGAAATCCTCACGTGTCTTGAAGAAGGGCTCAAGTCCTACCAGCCCCAGCACGAACAGGCAGTCACCTACGAGCAGGTTCTTGCAGCTGTCGAAGACGGCATGCAAAAGTTCATCCCCCCGCAAATTGAGCATCCGCCAAGCATATCTCGGGACGAGATCATCTTGACCATCCGCGAATGTTTGGAGAAGCAGCCCGACCCTGCCTCCAGACCCCTTGACGAGGAACAGGTCGGCCATCTTCGTTCAATGCGAGACGAAATTCTTGATGCTATTTCAAAAGCCATGGCTAGTCATAACGAAGGTTCGAGGTCCCTGGACGAAGAACACGTCAACCACCTCTATGAAATACGAGATGAAATTCTCGATGCGGTCACTGGGACGATGGCAGCCAACAACATGCATCCCAAGTCTTTGGACGAGGATCATGTCAAACACCTCTACTCTGTTCGTGATGAGATCATTGAAGCTGTCACGGGAGCAATGGCAAGCCACAGCAGCTCCAGGCCTTTGGATGAAGACTGCGTCGGCCAACTGAACTCTATCAGGGACGAGATCCTTGGCGCATTGGCGGGTTCAATGGCACAAAGTACACTGAGCAAGGAGTCATATGACTCTGGTCTCGGCCGTGATGAGATTGTCAGTGCTGTCTCCGATGGTCTAGAAGCCCATTTCACTACAGTCAAAGAGATGAATGAGCCACGAATTTCTCGCGATGATGTTATGGACGCTGTCAAAGAAGCCTTTGATGTTCAACAATCAGCTCTTGCTCTTGCCCAAACGAATGTATCCCGTGATGAAATTTTGAACGCCATTGCTGAGGGCATTCGAAGCTCAATGAATGCGCAGCAGTCGGCTCTCAGTACCAAGGTTCAGCAAAACGTCTCTCGTGAAGAGATTTTTAGCGCCATCGTGGACGCTATTCAGCACTCGCGGTCTTCCCTTCATAACAAAGGGGAACCTAGTATCTCCAGAGACGAAATCTTGAACGCCATTGCCGATGGCATCGAGAACTCAAATAAATCCTCTTCGAGGGCTCTCATACCGTCCGAGCAAGTTGGTCGGGATCACCAATCGACTCTTTCCCGGGAGGAAATTTTCAACGCAATTTTCGAAGCCATTGAGCACTCTCACGCCTCGCTCGGCACAAATGGCCGGCTCAGTGTTTCCAAGGAGGATATCTTGAGTGCTATCGCTGAGGGCATTGAAGCCTCGACAAGTAGCCAGCAGTCAGCACTCAGCACCAACATCCAAGAGCCGTCCATCTCACGCGAGGAAATTTTGACTGCCATTGCAGAAGGCATCCAAAATGGCAACTCGATCACCCGGGAGATCGAGCTGAACCAGGATGACCTAATGGAGGCAATCACCTCCAGCCTCAACGAGGCCATAATCACGACAAATGCAAATGTTGGAGGGGACATGGCAGAACGCCTTCAGAATTTAATCGAAGGCATGAAAGAGGAATTGAGTCAGCACTCGGCCGCCGGTGGAAGAGACACTGAGCAAGTTTTGGATGCACTCAAAGACGGACTCGAAATCCTACGCAAGGAAATTGAAACTAACGTGGTTGCCGCTGCCGATCTTTCCGGTAAGGACGAAGTAATTCACACAGTCAAAGAAGGTTTCAGACTTCTTCAAGCCGATATGGAGAGAACCATTACGGAGACATCTCTTTTGAATGCGCCGCGAGGCATTCCCGATACACCTGAGCTTCTCGATGCGATGGAAAAAGAATTCGAGCACCTACGGGGAACTATCACCACTCTTCTCCTACGTAATAATGCCACCGAAGGCAAAGACGAAATCTTGGATGCTATTCGAGAGATTGCTGATCGACACAAGAATGACACCGGCGATGAAGTTGTCAACGCGATCAAGCAAGAGTTTGAGAGTCTGCGTGAGCGCATGGAGATGAGCATCGTTCGTGCCGAGCCCGTTGTTGAGAAAGACGAAATCATTTTGGCCCTGCGTCAACACTTCGATAACTTACGTGAAGAGACCTCGGCCAAAGATAGTAAAGAAAATGATGTGCTCAACACTATCAAGCAGGAATTTGAGAATATTCGTGAGCGTATGGAGATGAGTGTGGTTCGTGCCGAGCCCGGTGCTGAGAAAGACGAAATCATTTTGGCCCTGCGTCAACACTTCGATAACTTACGTGAAGAGACCTCGGCCAAAGATAGTAAAGAAAATGATGTGCTCAACACCATCAAGCAGGAATTTGAGAATATTCGTGAGCGCACGGAGATGAGTCTCGTTCGTGCCGAGCCCGGTACTGAGAAAGGCGAAATAATCTCAGCACTGCGCGAGCATTTTGATATCTTACGCGAAGAGACCTCGCGTAGCGACGGTAGCGAACGCACGTTATCCGCGACAAGTGAGCTCCTCGATGCATTCACACATGGCGTTGACTCGATCCGCGAGGACCTGAAGATACTACTGGAGAAGCCAACCCAGTTCGACAGCTCCAAAATTCTGGACACCATGAAAGATGGTCTTGCCGACCTGAAGCGTGAGATGGATTCTCTTCGTGGATCTAGCAAAGAACTAGATGATGTCAGCACCGCTCCCGGTGGTGTACTTATGCTTGCAAACGAGCCTTTCAACGGACCTGACATTGACGGTCTAAAATTACTCATAACTAAGCTACACGACAAAATCGAGGCCATAGAAAATGCCCCTCGTGTCGTGGAGACTGCCGAGGATGCCCTTAAGCGCTCCCACCTGGATGAAATCCTCCTCGCGCTTCATGAAGTTCAGCTCGCCATGGGTGAGATGAGTACTCAACAAAGTGCCGGCAATGACAATTCCGCTCGAAAGCAAGACACTGAAATTCTGGAGCAGTTACTGTTGAGTACTAAGACCCAGATCGATGAGCTTGTCTTTCCTTCCCCGGATCAGGTCGCCACCCCGGAGCATATTTCAGCTCTGGAAACCATAATCCGAGAGGCTAAGGATTCGATTGCCGAGTTTTCTCGTCGGTTCGAAGCCGAGGCTCCCACAAAGTCCGAGATTGGCACTTTGGAGGGTCTCATCAAAGATGTCTGGGCTATCCTAGATGAGATGAAGGGCAAAACCAAAGACgtcgaggaagaggaagatcctGAGAGATTGCTCAAATCCGATCTGCAAATGGTCGAAGCCATGATCTTTGAGGTCAAGACTCAAGTGGATGAGCTCAAGCTTCCTGATGTGGACACACTCCCCACCAAGACGGATATCCAGGAGCTATCGACACTAGTCTGCGATTTCCGAGAGCAGATGGAGACCAACAACGAACTGACCGCCCAAGGTTTCGACGCCCGCAAGGTTGAGCACGGTGGCCTTGCCGAGAAAATCGACGACGCCAAATTTGTCGTCGGTGAACTGGGGGATGAACTCAAGAGCAAGCTTGACGGCAGCACCGAAGGTCTGACTGAGCTTAAGCAGCTCCTCGAAGCACTAACAATCACAGCAGAGCGCTTCTCCACCGTCAATAATATAAAGGAGCTGACTGACCTTATCAACCGAGAGTTCGAACGCTCTCGGGGTGAGGAAGATGCGGTCAAGGTCGAACAAGAGGAGCGTGATGCCGTTACACTGGCCAAACACGACGAAACCCGGGCCACCATCATCATTGAGCTTGGAGCTAAGATTGACGAAAAAATTTCAGAGGTCTTAGCCAAGTATGAAGATGCGAGCACGTCCCTCCACTCGAAGTTCTcagaaattgaagaaagaGACCTGGCACACACCGAATCTTTAGCAAGTACAAGGAGTCTTGCTGAGGAAATCAAGCTTGTCATCGGTGCCATGGGTGTTAGTGTTAATGAGTCTTGTGAGCGGTTAAGTGTGGACACAAAAGCTCTCATGGAACAAGTCGATCACTCCCGTCAACAAATGGAGAACATTCACAACGATGTGAAATCGCATCAGGAGCAATCTCAAGCCGAAAACGAAAGGGCCGCGGCTGCCACTGATCGAGTGGAGAGCAAGCTTCTTGAATTCCACCCTCGTATTCTTGAATCTGTGCAGGAGATTTTGACAATTGTCAGCCAGCACTATGATCACTCCCAAAAATCAGCAGAGGACTTCAAGACTGAACTGTCAGCGTTGCCCTCAAATCTTCCCGCAATGCTACCTGCGCTGCCTCCACCGGAACCGGATCGTATGCTTGCAATAGAGGATACTCCCTTACACAGCAAAATCGATGATCTTTTGGAACATGCAAAGAACAACAAGGTCCACGAGGTTTTGAACACTCTGCTTGATCACTCAAAAAATGACCAACTCCACAAGAAGCTTGACCGTGCTCTAGATCAACAGTCAGGTTCGAATGATCAAATCTATGAGAAGCTAAGTGAGCTTCTAGATCTCGCCACCAACGGGAGTGGTCCTATTCATGAGAAACTGGACGCATTACTCAGCCGTCCTCTGAATCCGCCAGAATCCGATCATTCTGTTACCCAGATGACAAAGCTGGATGAGATGCACAGGGATATCATGGAAAACTCCCGCAGAATGAATGAGATGTTTGCTGCTCAGTCAGTCCTGGTCGCTGAAGACACGGAGCGAAAGCGACGCGAAGCTGAAGAGGCTGCGGTTGCCCTTGAACGGAAAGTTTCACAGCGTGAACAAGTGGAAGCGGAGCTTGTTGGCTTGCATGAAGAAAAGGATTCTATGCTGAACATGATTCATCGCCTAAGAGCGGAGAAGGAAGACTTGATTAAGCAAAACAACAAGCTCAGCAAGGATCTGTCTGGTCTTGAAACGGCCCTAGAGATACGCCACGAAGAGATGCGACAGATGGAGGACCGCGCGGATGGCCTCGAGAAACGCATTCTGGAGGGTGTGCTCGACCATGCTCGTACAGTCCTCCTTGGGCGATCAAACAGCTCGCATGCCATGAACCTGAAGAGGAACCGCAGCACTCGGAGTACCCGTTCCTCACGCACAGGCGCCCGAAGTCCTAGCGTGATGAGCATTGCCAGCACTGCAAAAGAGCCCAAGGACAGTCGCAGTCTGCTTGAGAACGGTGTTGGGATGGCTTTGAAAAGAATGCCGACCTCACTTCAAGCTGGCACAGTCGCTGTGCAGCCCAACATCGGTAAAGAACGTCGGATTCTTAGCCTGAGTAACGTCACAGGCAACCGCGGCGTGGACCGACAGGTGAGCGCTAAATCTGGCATCACGAACTTGAAGCGCAGCCATTCTGTCAAATCGAACTCTCTTCGCAATACTTCTTGGGCCGGCTCAATCTCTGTTGCCGACAAAGAGAACCAGCCATTCGACGAAGAGGACGAGCTTGCCAGCGACGCGGAAGATGCTAGCCAACAGCGCAAGACTAGTTACGCGGAAAATCACACACCTACCGATCGTAAAATAAGCTACGCAGAATCCAACATTGCCACTGAAACTGAACTCAACCATGCCCCGAGCAACGCTGCAACTGACCGGCGAACAAGCTGCGCAGCAAGTCATGCAGGCACGGAGCGCAAGACAAGCTACTCTGGCAGTATCGTGGACAGTGTGATTACAGATGCCACCGATCAGCGTCGTGTTAGCGGAGTGAGCTCCACAAGCTCATACCGTGTGGCGGAGAGCTCAATCGCTAAGCGCGACCACGAGGACCACCATGATGAGATCTCCATCGATGGCTCCGAATCAGAAGATGATGCGCAGACAGCACGTGAGAATGGAGAGAATGCTGGCGATGAGCATCAAAATGAGGATCATGACATGTCTCGCCACATCAGGGAAGCCAATAAGGCTGCCGAAGCCGAAGTTCGCAAACTCTTGGCTCCCTCTAGTGACAGCGGACTTGGCACTGATGTTGCAGTTTGA
- a CDS encoding 60S ribosomal protein eL27, with amino-acid sequence MKFMKVGRVAIITRGRYAGKKVVIVQPVDAGSKSHPFSYAIVAGIERYPLKVTRGMGKKLVDRRSRIKPFIKVVNYNHLMPTRYTLELEGLKGIVTNDTFKEVSQREEAKKTIKKALEDRYTSGKNRWFFTALRF; translated from the exons ATGAAGT TCATGAAAGTGGGCCGTGTGGCCATCATCACCCGTGGCCGCTACGCCGGTAAGAAG GTCGTCATTGTCCAGCCCGTTGATGCTGGCTCCAAGTCGCACCCCTTCTCCTACGCTATCGTCGCCGGTATCGAGCGCTACCCTCTCAAGGTTACCCGTGGTATGGGCAAGAAGCTCGTCGACCGCCGCAGCCGCATCAAGCCTTTCATCAAGGTTGTCAACTACAACCACTTGATGCCCACTCGTTACACTCTCGAGCTTGAGGGTCTTAAGGGTATTGTCACCAACGACACCTTCAAGGAGGTCTCCCAGCGCGAGGAAGCCAAGAAGACCATCAAGAAGGCCCTTGAGGACCGTTACACCAGCGGAAAGAACCGTTGGTTCTTCACTGCCCTGC GTTTCTAA
- a CDS encoding MAGE protein: MSSNRKRRNNAASETESTPSARRRRRQSEEPDSSSAPDSDGDGPSAPSSTDAMVKKLVRLAIASEYSRLPIRRNDISAKVLGEQGPRQFKLVFDQAQWELRQRFGMEMTELPAREKITVTQRRAAQRTEKSSSANKSWIVTSTLPLPYRSPEILIPTKAPSLYTESTYTGLYSFIIAVILLNGGSLAEQKLDRYLARTNAEVATPVDRTDKLLQRLCKEGYIVKTREMDGGEEVIEYVLGPRGKIEVGTSGVAGLVRTVYGKEKGDHAGLTQLQKEDLEDFEGKLGRSLGFEPATGRANGAGGARDVDEDARVNGHGEGREAPRSSGPRRSSRRTQEEEEEEEEEEEEEEEEEEDDEEPGSEEYEED; encoded by the exons ATGTCATCAAATCGCAAAAGACGG AATAACGCTGCATCTGAGACCGAGTCAACCCCAAGCGCTCGTCGGCGCAGAAGACAAAGCGAAGAACCCGACTCATCGTCCGCGCCAGACAGCGACGGGGATGGGCCAAGTGCACCGTCCAGCACCGATGCAATGGTCAAGAAACTGGTGCGACTCGCCATAGCAAGCGAGTACTCGCGGCTCCCGATCCGGCGCAACGACATCAGCGCGAAGGTGCTGGGCGAGCAGGGCCCACGGCAATTCAAGCTAGTCTTTGACCAGGCGCAGTGGGAACTGAGGCAGCGTTTTGGTATGGAGATGACCGAGTTACCGGCGCGAGAAAAGATCACCGTAACCCAGCGACGGG CCGCGCAGAGGACTGAAAAGTCTTCCTCGGCTAATAAGTCTTGGATCGTCACTAGCACCTTGCCACTCCCATATCGTTCCCCCGAGATCCTCATTCCCACTAAAGCGCCTTCCCTCTACACCGAAAGCACATACACGGGCCTGTACAGCTTCATTATCGCTGTGATTTTGCTGAATGGTGGCTCGCTGGCTGAGCAGAAACTTGACCGGTACCTGGCGCGCACAAACGCTGAGGTTGCTACGCCGGTTGACCGCACGGATAAACTGCTGCAGCGACTATGCAAGGAGGGGTACATTGTCAAGACGAGGGAGATGGATGGTGGCGAGGAGGTGATTGAGTATGTCCTTGGACCGCGAGGTAAAATTGAGGTCGGGACTAGTGGTGTCGCGGGTCTTGTGCGAACTGTTTATGGGAAGGAGAAGGGGGACCATGCGGGCTTGACTCAACTCCAGAAGGAAGACCTTGAGGACTTTGAGGGGAAGCTTGGGAGGAGTCTTGGGTTTGAGCCGGCGACCGGACGAGCTAATGGGGCGGGTGGTGCTAGAGATGTGGATGAGGATGCTCGAGTTAATGGGCACGGGGAGGGACGTGAGGCGCCGCGGAGCTCGGGGCCTAGACGGTCTTCGAGACGTActcaagaagaagaggaggaggaagaagaggaggaggaggaggaggaggaggaggaggaggatgatgaagaacCTGGTTCTGAAGAGTACGAGGAAGATTGA